From the genome of Sporosarcina luteola:
AATGACAGAAAGTGCATATAGCCAAGGGACATGCCCTAGAGAGATATGCGTGATCGAATTGACGATGGCTGATAGGAATACTATGAACATCGATGTACCGACAGCAACATGCGGCGGAAATAGGAACAGCAAGATTAGTGCAGGCACAATCATTGTTCCTCCTCCGATTCCGAAAAGGCCGGATGTGAATCCGATGATGAATGTCAATATGAGTGCAAACCATACCGGATACCCATATACATGCGACTCGCCTTGCGTGTCGATAAATGTCCTTGGCTTGCCGTGCTCGACAAACCATTGGATCGGTTTTAGATACTTGCGTGCAAGCAAAAGAATGGAAAGGACAATGAGTAGTATGCCGAAATATAAATTAAAGGATGGTAAATCCATTCCTTTATTCACAAATGCCCCGAGAATCATCCCTGGTATGGAGCCTGCGAAGAAGATCCATCCGGTTCGGTAGTCCACGGTTTTCACTTTCATATGCGAAATAGTGGAAGATAGGCCGTTAAAGATCATCATGATAACGGAAATCCCTACTACGCTTTGAGGAGTGATGCCCGGAATCCACCCAAAATTGATGCCAACCAATAGTGTCAGCGGTACGAGAATCGTTCCGCCTCCGAGTCCGACGATGGATCCCATTACGCCGGATATTGCACCAATAATTGCTAACAACAGAAACGCCATTATTACCCCTCCTCAAAAAAGTCAAGCTGCTTAGGTGCGAGTGCCTGGAAGTTAATGCCCATCATTTTTTGATAGCGTTTTGCGTTCTCAGCTGCATGGCCACCAGAATTATTATTAAAAATGACAAATACGTTCTCCGCTTCGCTCTCCAGTTTTCGGGTCGCCTGACGGATTTCTTCTAGATCTCCGTCTGAATAATTATAGAGATAACGGACTTTGCGCCATGCTTCATTGTCACCAGTCGTATTTCGCCAGCCATTTACATTCCTACCGTGCAGGCGGACAAACACCTTATCGCTTCGTGTTGGTTCAGCAACGAGCGGGACACTTCCTACGCCAGCTTGCGGCTCGTCACAGACGGTGTGAATGAAATCCAGCTCCTTAAGGAATGAAAGTGTCTTTTCCTGCATAGAGGGAGCGTACCAGGATTGATGGCGGAACTCGATCGCCACGTCATAGCCATCGAGCTGACTTCTTATATATCTGATTTGGTCCACGTTTTCCTTTTTGCAATCAAACCAAGGCGGAAATTGAACGAGAATCATAGCAAGCTTCCCGGCGGTCCGCATCGGATCGATGGAAAGCTTGAACTGCTGGAACATTTCTTCAGGAGATGAATACGGCAGCTTTCCTCGTTGATGGCCTGTCATTCCTTGATACGCTTTTACGATGAATTGAAAGTCATCTGGTGTTTCGGCAATCCACTTTTGGATATTACGCTCCGGCTGGATTGCATAAAAGGATGCGTCCAGCTCAACTATTGGAAAGTGGGAGCTGTAATCGATCAATTTCTCATTTTTTTTGGAAGTTGGGGAATAGACATCCGGATGGTCGCCCCATCCTGTCAATCCGACGTGTATCATATGATCCCTCTTTCCGGTTCGTAGATGAATAATGTCATCATATCATATGTCGATGAGGGGATTCCGCCATTTTGCATCATGGCTTTAAGCGCGGAAGGAGAAGTTATGAGCGCGGGGGCCGGGTTTACGAGCGCGATGCCGCATGTTATGAGCGCGATGCCGCATGTTATGGGCGTGATGCCGCATGTTATGGGCGCGATGCCGAATGTTATGGGCGCGATGCCGCATGTTATGGGCGCGATGCTGCATGTTATGGGCGCGATACTGCAGGTTATGAGCGCGAAACTGCAGGTTATGAGCGCGAAACTGCAGGTTATGAGCGCGATGCGGCTTGTTATGAGCGCAGGATTTGAAAATAGAAAAAACCGCCTGCAATGAGGCGGTTTTTCTTGTTGCTATATTAACCGATTGAACCTTCCATTTCAAAGCGAATCAAGCGGTTCATTTCGACTGCGTATTCCATCGGCAATTCTTTCGTGAATGGCTCGATGAAGCCCATAACGATCATTTCAGTCGCTTCAAGCTCAGGAATTCCGCGGCTCATCAAGTAGAAGAGCTGCTCTTCCGAGACTTTCGAAACTTTCGCTTCGTGCTCGAGTGAAATGTTGTCATTGAAGATTTCGTTGTATGGAATCGTATCGGACGTCGATAGTTTATCCATGATGAGCGTGTCACATTCGATATTCGCACGTGCACCGTCTGCACGGCGGCCGAAGTGGACGATCCCACGGTACGTAACTTTACCACCGTGTTGGGAAATCGATTTCGAAACGATTGTGGATGACGTGTTCGGCGCCAAGTGCATCATTTTTGCTCCTGCATCTTGGTGCTGCCCTTTACCAGCCAAAGCGATGGACAATGTCATACCACGTGCACCTTCACCTTTAAGGATACATGCAGGGTATTTCATCGTCAGCTTCGAACCGATGTTACCGTCGACCCATTCCATTGTTGCGTTCGCTTCACATACTGCACGCTTCGTAACTAGGTTGTAAACGTTGTTTGCCCAGTTTTGAATCGTTGTGTAACGGCAGTACGCATCTTTTTTAATGATAATTTCAACGACCGCACTGTGGAGTGAGTTCGTTGTGTAAACAGGTGCAGTACATCCTTCAACATAGTGGACGCTTGCGCCTTCGTCTACAACGATCAGCGTACGTTCGAATTGCCCCATGTTTTCCGAGTTGATACGGAAGTAAGCTTGAAGCGGTGTGTCCAGTTTGATGCCAGGCGGTACATAGATGAATGAACCACCAGACCATACAGCGGAGTTCAGTGCAGCGAACTTGTTATCTGTGTTCGGAATGACTGTTCCCCAATATTTTTTGAACAACTCTTCGTTTTCACGCAATGCTGAGTCTGTATCTTTGAAGACGATGCCCATATCTGTGAGCTCTTCCTTCATGTTGTGGTAAACAACTTCGGATTCGTACTGTGCAGAAACACCAGCAAGGTATTTTTGCTCAGCTTCAGGAATACCTAATTTGTCGAACGTGCGCTTGATTTCTTCAGGCACTTCATCCCACGAACGCTCTGTCGCTTCGGAAGGTTTTACGTAATATGTGATTTCATCGAAGTTCAGTGAACCTAAATCTCCGCCCCATTGAGGCATCGGTTTGCTGTAGAAGATTTCAAGGGATTTCAGACGGTAGTCCAACATCCATTGAGGTTCATTTTTCATACTCGAAATTTCTTCAACTATTTCACGTGTCAACCCACGCTCCGAACGGAAAACAGATACGTCTTTATCCGCGAAACCATATTTGTAATCGCCAATATCAGGCATTTTCTTAGCCATCATTATTCCTCCGTTCTAACATTTGTATTGCTTTACCCTAGTTGCCCGGCATGCAACTTATCGCCGGGAACCGTTTTCGGATTATTGCTCGTCTTCTGACCCGAGACCTTTTTCCATAGCCTTCCATGCAAGTGTTGCACACTTGATGCGCGCAGGGAATTTGGCGACTCCGGAAAGGGCTTCGAGATCACCCAAATCGATGGATTCATCAATTTCTTTACCAAGCATAATGTCCGAAAACACTTGGGCGTATTTTACAGCCGTGTCGATGTCTTTGTTCTTGATCATTTGTGTCATCATTGACGCGGATGCCATGGAGATTGAACAGCCTTCCCCTTCGAACTTGGCATCTTGCACAATCCCATCTTCGACATTGAGGGTCAGATGGATGACATCTCCGCACGTCGGATTGTTCATGTCGATTGTGATATTGTTCTCTTCCAGTACACCTTTATTCCGTGGATTTTTATAATGATCCATGATTACTGAACGATATAGCTGGTCTAATTTATTTGTAGGCATTATTGGAAATACTCCTTTGCAATACGGAGTCCTTCTACGAGTCGGTCAACATCTTCTTCCGTGTTGTATACATAGAAGCTTGCACGGGCTGTCGCAGAGCATTTGAGCCATTTCATAAGCGGCTGTGCACAATGATGACCTGCCCGCACTGCGATTCCGTTCATATCAAGTACCGTGGCAAGATCATGAGGGTGGACATTATCCAGATTAAATGTAACGATGCCCGCACGTTTATCAGGATCACGCGGTCCATAGATCGTCAGACCGTCCATGGAAGACATTTTCTCCATCGCATAACCTGCAAGCTCGTGTTCATGCTTTTCAATTTGATCTAAACCGATTTCTTCCAAAAAGTCGATGGCAGCACCGAGCCCAATCGCTCCTGCAATAATCGGCGTGCCTCCTTCGAATTTCCACGGAAGCTCTTTCCACGTTGATTCGTATAGACCGACAAAATCGATCATTTCACCACCGAATTCAACCGGTTCCATTTCGTTCAATAACTCTTTCTTTCCATAAAGGACACCAATCCCCGTAGGGCCGCACATTTTATGGCCTGAAAAAGCGAGGAAATCGCAGTTCAATGACTGGACATCCAATTTCAAGTGCGGAGCAGCCTGCGCACCATCGACGACCATGACAGCGCCATGAGCATGCGCAATCTCTGTAATTTCTTTGATCGGGTTCATCGTACCAAGCACATTGGATACATACATGATCGAGACGATCTTAGTGCGATCAGTTACAGCTTCACGAACTTTGTCAAGAGAGAGTGTGCCATCTTCTTCTAAAATGACATACTTCAAGACTGCGCCTTTTTCCTTCGCCAATTGCTGCCACGGAATAATATTGGAATGGTGTTCCATATGGGTGATGACGATTTCATCGCCTTCTTCGACATTCGCACGTCCATAGCTTTGGGCTACCATGTTGAGGGCTGTTGTCGTTCCGCGAGTAAAAATCACTTCCTGCGTGGATTTCGCATTGATGAACTTGCGGACCTTTTCACGAGCTCCTTCATAATGATCGGTTGCCCTATTGCCAAGTGTATGGACACCTCGGTGGACGTTCGCATTATCGTACGCGTAATAGTCATTGATTGCCTCAATGACTTGCCGCGGCTTTTGTGAAGTCGCGGCACTGTCTAAATAGACGAGCGGGTGCCCGTTGATTTCCTGGTCAAGTATCGGGAAATGTTTGCGGATGTCTTTGCTGAGCATTAGCGCACTTTCCTTTCAATAACCTCCGTCAATTGCTTCTTGACACCTTCGATCGGCAATTTGCTAACTACAGGTGCAAGGAAACCATGGATGACAAGGCGTTCTGCTTCCTGTTGAGAAATTCCACGGCTCATCAAGTAGAACAATTGAAGCGGATCTACACGGCCAACCGACGCTGCGTGACCGGCAGTCACATCGTCCTCATCGATCAATAGGATCGGATTCGCATCTCCACGGGCTTTTTCACTTAGCATCAAAATCCGTGACTCTTGGACAGCGTTCGATCTTGTAGCACCTTTTGCAATTCTGCCGATACCGTTAAAGATAGATGAAGCAGACTCCTTCATTACACCGTGCTTTAAGATGAATGCATCTGTATCAAGTCCCCAGTGGACGATTTCAGATGTGAAGTTCTGCCTTTGGCTTCCTCGGCCGACAACGACAGTCTTCATATCACTTGAAGAGCCGTTTCCGACGAGATGCGTTATGTTTTCAGAAATCGTATCGCTGTCGTTCATCAATCCTAACGCCCATTCGATACGGCTTTGCGCTCCAGCTACTCCGCGGCGGTTGACGTATGTCGTAAATCCTTTAGCAAGGACGTCTACTGCGCCATAGATGACTTTCGCGTTATCGCCTGCGAATACTTCCGCAACGATATTGGCCTGTCCTGCAGCCTCTTCGACTGTAGACAGATAGTTTTCCACGTATGTCAAAGAGCTGTTCGCCTCAGCTACGACGATGACATGGTTGAAGAGGGATGCTTGAGCGTCGTCATGTAAAAACAGAACTTGAAGCGGTTCTGCGATTTCAACGCCTTTCGGCACATAGACGAATACGCCGCCATTAATAAGTGCCGCATGCAACGCTGTTAGTTTATGTTCATCAACTTTCACGCCATCCGTCATGAAATATTTCTTCATTAGATCGGTATGCTCGCGTGAAGCAGTGAAAATATCAGTCATGATAACACCCTTCGCTTTCAAATCCTCTGAAAGGGAAAGGAATGCAGGTGTATTATTATGCTGCACATAAATGTTCTGTTGATCATCGTTAACCAACTCCTTCGCTTCAGCAGGCAGGTCTGCCAGTGTCGCGAATGTCGAACTTTCGACTGCATGTACTGGGAACTCAACAAAGTTCCACTTGTCGATTTTTGTTTTATCTGGTGTTGGCATCGGAAGCTGTTCCACTTTAGCTAACGCATCTGCGCGGAAATCTGCCATCCAATCGGCTTCATTCATGTTTGCGGAGAAAGAGCGGACGTCCTGTTCGGTCAATGCCATTTTTGTTTCAACCGTCATTTTGAATCGTCCCCTTTCTTATGCTTCTTGTCCTACTGTTTCATCTTCGATTCCTAATTCTTCCTTAATCCAATCATAACCAGC
Proteins encoded in this window:
- a CDS encoding sulfite exporter TauE/SafE family protein; translated protein: MAFLLLAIIGAISGVMGSIVGLGGGTILVPLTLLVGINFGWIPGITPQSVVGISVIMMIFNGLSSTISHMKVKTVDYRTGWIFFAGSIPGMILGAFVNKGMDLPSFNLYFGILLIVLSILLLARKYLKPIQWFVEHGKPRTFIDTQGESHVYGYPVWFALILTFIIGFTSGLFGIGGGTMIVPALILLFLFPPHVAVGTSMFIVFLSAIVNSITHISLGHVPWLYALSVIPGAYIGGMIGTMLNRKMSSETLVLVLRIMLLLFGIRSIIEGIWG
- a CDS encoding DUF72 domain-containing protein, producing the protein MIHVGLTGWGDHPDVYSPTSKKNEKLIDYSSHFPIVELDASFYAIQPERNIQKWIAETPDDFQFIVKAYQGMTGHQRGKLPYSSPEEMFQQFKLSIDPMRTAGKLAMILVQFPPWFDCKKENVDQIRYIRSQLDGYDVAIEFRHQSWYAPSMQEKTLSFLKELDFIHTVCDEPQAGVGSVPLVAEPTRSDKVFVRLHGRNVNGWRNTTGDNEAWRKVRYLYNYSDGDLEEIRQATRKLESEAENVFVIFNNNSGGHAAENAKRYQKMMGINFQALAPKQLDFFEEG
- the sufB gene encoding Fe-S cluster assembly protein SufB, encoding MAKKMPDIGDYKYGFADKDVSVFRSERGLTREIVEEISSMKNEPQWMLDYRLKSLEIFYSKPMPQWGGDLGSLNFDEITYYVKPSEATERSWDEVPEEIKRTFDKLGIPEAEQKYLAGVSAQYESEVVYHNMKEELTDMGIVFKDTDSALRENEELFKKYWGTVIPNTDNKFAALNSAVWSGGSFIYVPPGIKLDTPLQAYFRINSENMGQFERTLIVVDEGASVHYVEGCTAPVYTTNSLHSAVVEIIIKKDAYCRYTTIQNWANNVYNLVTKRAVCEANATMEWVDGNIGSKLTMKYPACILKGEGARGMTLSIALAGKGQHQDAGAKMMHLAPNTSSTIVSKSISQHGGKVTYRGIVHFGRRADGARANIECDTLIMDKLSTSDTIPYNEIFNDNISLEHEAKVSKVSEEQLFYLMSRGIPELEATEMIVMGFIEPFTKELPMEYAVEMNRLIRFEMEGSIG
- the sufU gene encoding Fe-S cluster assembly sulfur transfer protein SufU; this encodes MPTNKLDQLYRSVIMDHYKNPRNKGVLEENNITIDMNNPTCGDVIHLTLNVEDGIVQDAKFEGEGCSISMASASMMTQMIKNKDIDTAVKYAQVFSDIMLGKEIDESIDLGDLEALSGVAKFPARIKCATLAWKAMEKGLGSEDEQ
- a CDS encoding cysteine desulfurase translates to MLSKDIRKHFPILDQEINGHPLVYLDSAATSQKPRQVIEAINDYYAYDNANVHRGVHTLGNRATDHYEGAREKVRKFINAKSTQEVIFTRGTTTALNMVAQSYGRANVEEGDEIVITHMEHHSNIIPWQQLAKEKGAVLKYVILEEDGTLSLDKVREAVTDRTKIVSIMYVSNVLGTMNPIKEITEIAHAHGAVMVVDGAQAAPHLKLDVQSLNCDFLAFSGHKMCGPTGIGVLYGKKELLNEMEPVEFGGEMIDFVGLYESTWKELPWKFEGGTPIIAGAIGLGAAIDFLEEIGLDQIEKHEHELAGYAMEKMSSMDGLTIYGPRDPDKRAGIVTFNLDNVHPHDLATVLDMNGIAVRAGHHCAQPLMKWLKCSATARASFYVYNTEEDVDRLVEGLRIAKEYFQ
- the sufD gene encoding Fe-S cluster assembly protein SufD, with amino-acid sequence MTVETKMALTEQDVRSFSANMNEADWMADFRADALAKVEQLPMPTPDKTKIDKWNFVEFPVHAVESSTFATLADLPAEAKELVNDDQQNIYVQHNNTPAFLSLSEDLKAKGVIMTDIFTASREHTDLMKKYFMTDGVKVDEHKLTALHAALINGGVFVYVPKGVEIAEPLQVLFLHDDAQASLFNHVIVVAEANSSLTYVENYLSTVEEAAGQANIVAEVFAGDNAKVIYGAVDVLAKGFTTYVNRRGVAGAQSRIEWALGLMNDSDTISENITHLVGNGSSSDMKTVVVGRGSQRQNFTSEIVHWGLDTDAFILKHGVMKESASSIFNGIGRIAKGATRSNAVQESRILMLSEKARGDANPILLIDEDDVTAGHAASVGRVDPLQLFYLMSRGISQQEAERLVIHGFLAPVVSKLPIEGVKKQLTEVIERKVR